Genomic DNA from Paenibacillus borealis:
AAATTTAAGCGCATTGCCCACCAGATTGGTGAGAATCTGATTAATTTTATGACTGTCACCCACAAGAGCGGGTATCGCTTCACTGCCGAATATGGCATGCAACCTGATCCCTTTCTTCTCAGCCTCGGCTGAGAACAGCTGCACGACATGGGAGACAATATCACGGAGGTGGAACGGGCTGCTCTCCAGCGTCATGGTCCCGGCTTCCATTTTGGAATAATCGAGAATCTGATCCATCATGGCCAGCAGATTGCTGCCGCTCTTCTCAATCACATCCACGTACAGCGTCTGCTCTTCGGACAGCTCTGTCGTCTGCAGCAGACTTGTCATCCCGATGACCCCGTTCATCGGTGTACGGATTTCATGACTGAGTACGGCCAGCAGATTATTTTTATCCTCAAGGACTTGTGTAGCCTGTTCTTCCGCAGCTTTCAGCCTGCCAAGGGTCGATTCCATTTCCAGCAGATTCGTATAAAAAGCCGACAAAGACAGCAGCAGCTCCACATCCCGCTCCTGATACTGATAGAAATTCTGGTCAAACGAACACAGCGACCCATAGAATTTACCTTGCTCCGTACGAATAGGCACTCCGATGAATGAACATCCCCCCACGAACTGCGTCGCATCCATATCCCGGGTCAGCGGGTGGGTCAGATTATTATCTATTAAAAGCGGACCTTGCGCATGCTCGGTGACCAGGGCACAATAGGATTCCTTATTATCCACCACCAGTCCCTCAACCAGCATAACCTTCTCCCGGTTAAACGATTTGAGCACCTTGGTAGACACATTGTCCAGATTGGCGATGCAGAACGTATTCGCCGGGATTAGCTTACTCGCAGTATCCATAACATTCGCTGCCGAAGTATATAATTTATTTGAAATGACTGACAAGACCTCAATATATTCCGTTTTTAACATAATCCTGCCCGTCCCTTCTACTGCTTGTTAAGCTTGTATTATCTCATTATACATCACAGAACGGATAACCCGAATTTCACAGGGCTATTCCTGAGCATATACTACAACATTCTGAATGAGATATGATACATTTATAGAGATGCGCTGCACGAAATTCAATGATAATGGAGAATAGAATGAGAACTTTCACAAATGATACCGCCCGTAAAATATTAGCAAATGAAATTAGCGTAGAAACTTTATTACATCAGTATCCGGAGTATCAACAGGAGGTCCTGCAAGAACTAAGCGTACTTAAGAACACTAGGAATGCTAATTTAATACATGCCATTATTGATAAATATTCGGCAAGTGCAAAGATGGCCAATCACAAAATCTCCAGGAGCGGGTTCAATGAAAAAACGGTAAATGCCTTTCTGCCTAATGTAATTAAGGCCAGATTTGCCCTTCATCTGCTGGAGCAGCTCAATATAAGCGCTTCTTCAAAAACGTCTGCCGGAAATGTAAAGTTCAACCTCTGGGACGGCATGATATTACAAAAGCTTTTATTCAAAAAGGGGCTTGAACGAAAGCCGGTATCTCTGGGCCTATTCAGGTTGTGCTGGCGGATTCTCCTGAATAGAAAAATATTGATGCCCCTCGTCAATAAGAAAGGCATCTATTGTTTCTACTCGAAACCTTTAATTAACGAACTCTCAAGCTTGATAGGCGATAAAAAATGCCTTGAGATAGCTGCAGGCGATGGTACGTTAACCAAGTTTTTGAACGCAAAAAATATCAGCTGCACTGCAACCGACGACTATAGCTGGAAGCACTATATCGATTACCCCGCCTTTGTGGAACAGGCAGATGCCAAAACTGCTCTTCATAAATACAGCCCTGAAGTAGTTCTCTGCTCGTGGCCGGTACCTAAGAATCCGTATGAAAAACATGTATTTAAGACGAATTCGGTTGACTTATATATCGTTCTTGGCACAAAAGACCCTGCGGTTACTGGAGATTTCGACTCTTATTACAGCGCCGATCACTTCACGATGGAGTTCAGTGAGCGGTTGTCCTCACTCCTGTTGCCCCCTTCGTCTGAAAATGCTGTATATCTTTTCAGACGGAAACCTGTTTCTTCATAAATATGACCTATAGATTATCTTCTTCCGGAATCATAAAAGACACCGAAGTACCTACAGCCAGTTCACTGTAAATCGACAGGCCCCGGCCATATAACTGGCTGAGCCTCCGGTGGGTATTGGCCAGACCGATGCCGCTTTTCCCTTCCATTACCGGCTTCAGCAGTAATTCAAGCGTTTCATGATCCATGCCTTGTCCATTATCTTCAACTTCAATCTTTACAGATTTGTGCTGACGTTCTATCCGGATCTGAACGATTCCGCCTTGCCTGCGGCTGAGCAAACCGTGCTTCACTGCGTTTTCAACCAGAGGCTGAATGGTTAAAGGGGGCAAGAGGATGTCAATATCCGGATCCACCTTCCAAATTACAGAGATTCGTTCTGCAAACCGCGACTGTTCAATATATAAATAGGACTCCACCAGCTCCAGTTCATGTGAGAGGCTTACAAGTTCTCCTGTGTTCAGGAAGTCAAAGCTGATTCTTAAGTAGGATGTGAATGCATCAATAAGCTCCTGCATTTTGCGGGTATCCACTTCACCAAGTGCTGAAATGGAATTCAGGGTATTGAACAGAAAGTGCGGCTCAATCTGTGCCTGCAGATAAGCCGCTTCAATCCGCACCCGTTCGTTAAAAGCTCGCTGCATCGCCGTCAAAGCCCGGATGCGGTATTTGAGTTCCATTGCATCTACCGGCTTGGTGACATAATCATTGGCTCCTGCCAGAAATCCGGTATAGATATCTGCGGGCTGACTGCGGGCGGTTAGCAGCAGCACCGGAAGCTCGTATAAGGAGTAACGCATCCGGATCTTCTGCGTTAATTCATAGCCCGACATCTGCGGCATCATCACATCGCCAATGAGGAGATCCCACTTCTTATTATCCAGCACCTCCAGTGCTTCCCGGCCGGAATTCACACCAGTAACGATATAAGGCTCGTTTGCCAGAATGCCCTTCAGTACAATCAGATTGACAGGATCATCATCTACAGCCAGAATATTCATCTTCGTGTCTGCAAAGAGCGGCGGAACCGGTTCAGTTCCCGGATGGGGACTTGGCTGCTCACCCGATAGACGCCACTCGGCCAGCTGCTGATGAATGGCATCCGCCAGCTCCTCTGTAGCGGAGATCTGGCTTACTCCCATCTCCCAGCCTGATGCGCTGGCCAGTGGGAGATTAAAGCTGAAGACAGAGCCTGTGCCGGGCTCGGATTGAATGCTTAAATGTCCTCCATGCAGTTCCACCAGCTGCCGGCAAATACTTAATCCCAGCCCGATTCCGCGCCCGTCACGAATCCCATGCGGGCCTTGCTCATAAGGGAGGAACACCCGGTCCATCGTCTCTTGGGTCATACCGACTCCGGTATCTATTACATGAACAACGACATATCCGTTCTGTTCTCTGGCCGAGACACAGACCTGGCCTTTCTCCGTATATTTGAGCGCATTGTGAACCAGGTTGAATACAACCTGTACCAGTCTTTTCTCGTCCGCAAAAACAAGCGGCACCGACTCCTGAATGTCCATGACCAGCGTTACCGGCTTGCCTTCAATCATATGCTGAAGCATGCTGATGACTCCCGGAACAACCGATTGAATGAGGACCGGCTCCTGCTTCAAAATAATTCGATGCTCCTGAAGGCGGACTACATCCAGTAGATCTCCAAGCATATGTGACATCCGGCGGCTGATCGTAATCAGCAGTTCCATATCCTTGCGGCTGCTCTCATACAGCCTGCCTTTCTCCTTCGCGACGATATTCTCCGCAATATTCATAATTCCGTGAAGCGGCGTCCGCAGCTCATGAGAGGTATTGGCGAGAAACTGATCCTTGAGTTTATCCGCTTTTTTCAGCTGCTCGTTCAGCTTCATATTCTCTTTGGCATTATGAAAATACTGTTTGAACCAATATGCAGAGAAACCAACGATGGCAGCTATAATATCCAGGGGGTAATAAACAACGGCAAACTGTCCGTTATAATCCCATAAATTCCACAGCAGATTCGAGATAATTGCCGCTCCTGACAGCAGCAGGTAGACAACATCCTTACCTTGTTGTTGTCTGAATAATAAACGGCCCAGACTATAAATCAGCCAGAGGAACGGAATGTACTGAAAGACTTGAACGACTCCCCAGTGAACGGACGTACTAACTAGTGCAGCGGGAACGATTGTTACAAAAACGGAATATAGACCCAAAGACAGTATGTACATGCGTAATCCTTTGTTCATTCCGGCGCCCGGGGTGAACCTTCTAAAGACGAGCAGGATCAGCAGATTTTGCCATAGGAAAGCAATCAGCCGGATCTTCAGGGACCAGGTGTAATTCACTCCAAGAAGATCAAGAACGATGTTATCACTGCGGGCCATCAAGATTATGGCGACAGATAAAGTCATTAATGCTATCAGGAATAATGCATGTTCTTTGGAATTAAATATATAGAGAATAAAGGCATACAGTACATGCAGCAGCAGAATAACCACTGTAAGCATTTGAAAGCCTACTGTATAAAAATAGATGCGGTTAACCTCATCCTGGGAAGCAAAGTATATGGAGCCTCCGATACCGCCCTTGTAAGGATGATCGAAATTAGCTGCCTGAATCAGCACATCAATTACAGTTGCCCCTTCTAAATAATAGGGAGAGAGGTACGAGGTGGCATTGGGCTGATACATCTTCGAATTCTGTGCTACTCTGCCCTTGCCGGTCAGGGGTACCCCGTTGATTTCAACACTGGAAGCAGCATGAATCTGTTTGATCCACAATGAGACAGGCTGCCGGAGCG
This window encodes:
- a CDS encoding ATP-binding protein, with the translated sequence MSVISNKLYTSAANVMDTASKLIPANTFCIANLDNVSTKVLKSFNREKVMLVEGLVVDNKESYCALVTEHAQGPLLIDNNLTHPLTRDMDATQFVGGCSFIGVPIRTEQGKFYGSLCSFDQNFYQYQERDVELLLSLSAFYTNLLEMESTLGRLKAAEEQATQVLEDKNNLLAVLSHEIRTPMNGVIGMTSLLQTTELSEEQTLYVDVIEKSGSNLLAMMDQILDYSKMEAGTMTLESSPFHLRDIVSHVVQLFSAEAEKKGIRLHAIFGSEAIPALVGDSHKINQILTNLVGNALKFTEQGEVSIIVQTKADAKDSVTFSIEVKDTGIGLPVDQKDNLFRSFSQIHERRSPGSYSGAGLGLSICKQLAGLMNGRVWLKDTSEQGSTFAFAITCFVAGSDKVQAGLC
- a CDS encoding hybrid sensor histidine kinase/response regulator, which gives rise to MRNNNVVHKTAVILLFIGVLFGFRLTWISLFSVEEPIPAVNGVTDLRGRDLGDSGLYRLEGEWSFYPDQLVSEKNLSSLTGVPLPLKVPGDWKHAIGNDSATSYGYGTYRLRILVDPLRQPVSLWIKQIHAASSVEINGVPLTGKGRVAQNSKMYQPNATSYLSPYYLEGATVIDVLIQAANFDHPYKGGIGGSIYFASQDEVNRIYFYTVGFQMLTVVILLLHVLYAFILYIFNSKEHALFLIALMTLSVAIILMARSDNIVLDLLGVNYTWSLKIRLIAFLWQNLLILLVFRRFTPGAGMNKGLRMYILSLGLYSVFVTIVPAALVSTSVHWGVVQVFQYIPFLWLIYSLGRLLFRQQQGKDVVYLLLSGAAIISNLLWNLWDYNGQFAVVYYPLDIIAAIVGFSAYWFKQYFHNAKENMKLNEQLKKADKLKDQFLANTSHELRTPLHGIMNIAENIVAKEKGRLYESSRKDMELLITISRRMSHMLGDLLDVVRLQEHRIILKQEPVLIQSVVPGVISMLQHMIEGKPVTLVMDIQESVPLVFADEKRLVQVVFNLVHNALKYTEKGQVCVSAREQNGYVVVHVIDTGVGMTQETMDRVFLPYEQGPHGIRDGRGIGLGLSICRQLVELHGGHLSIQSEPGTGSVFSFNLPLASASGWEMGVSQISATEELADAIHQQLAEWRLSGEQPSPHPGTEPVPPLFADTKMNILAVDDDPVNLIVLKGILANEPYIVTGVNSGREALEVLDNKKWDLLIGDVMMPQMSGYELTQKIRMRYSLYELPVLLLTARSQPADIYTGFLAGANDYVTKPVDAMELKYRIRALTAMQRAFNERVRIEAAYLQAQIEPHFLFNTLNSISALGEVDTRKMQELIDAFTSYLRISFDFLNTGELVSLSHELELVESYLYIEQSRFAERISVIWKVDPDIDILLPPLTIQPLVENAVKHGLLSRRQGGIVQIRIERQHKSVKIEVEDNGQGMDHETLELLLKPVMEGKSGIGLANTHRRLSQLYGRGLSIYSELAVGTSVSFMIPEEDNL